A genome region from Manihot esculenta cultivar AM560-2 chromosome 5, M.esculenta_v8, whole genome shotgun sequence includes the following:
- the LOC110614758 gene encoding tetracycline resistance protein, class G isoform X2: MKKLSHLFFTIFLSNFSTFMVIPTMTDVTMSALCPGQIECSLAIFLSGIQQVIIGLGTLVMMPLVGNLSDKYGRKALLSVPLALAIIPLATLAYSRSRYFFYAYYVLRTLTAMVCEGSVHCLSLAYVADNVPEGQRASAFGILSGIGSSAFVCGTLSTRFLSTASTFQVSTSVAIMALVYMRIFLQDSIVDGNLSTPILSSGKIKADATGNSSKSVQIFKTMPSLEDMLCLLKSSATLSRAAVVAFFINLSEVGLHSSLMYYLKARFHFNKNQFADLMVISGIAGTISQLLLMPILAPALGEGRLLSIGLFFTCAHMFLYSIAWSSWVPYAAAMLSILFVFSQPCMRTIVSKQVGASEQGKAQGCISGIGSFANVVSPLIFSPLTALFLSDRAPFHFPGFSIMCVGFTSMIALIQSTIIRVAPPISNERISNNNYVDA; encoded by the exons ATGAAGAAGTTAAGCCATCTCTTCTTCACAATTTTTCTTTCTAACTTCTCAACTTTCATGGTGATTCCAACCATGACTGATGTTACTATGTCTGCACTTTGTCCTGGCCAAATTGAGTGCTCTCTAGCCATCTTTCTCAGTGGAATTCAGCAAGTG ATCATAGGGCTGGGAACACTGGTGATGATGCCTTTGGTAGGAAATCTGTCGGACAAGTATGGGAGAAAAGCTTTGCTTTCTGTACCATTGGCTCTTGCCATAATTCCCTTAG CCACATTGGCATACAGCAGAAGCAGGTACTTTTTCTACGCATATTATGTGCTCAGGACTCTCACTGCCATGGTCTGCGAAGGAAGTGTCCACTGCCTTTCTCTCGCCTATGTG GCGGACAATGTTCCTGAAGGGCAGCGAGCTTCGGCGTTTGGAATCCTCTCAGGCATCGGATCGTCGgcgtttgtttgtggaacactCTCTACTCGTTTTCTCTCCACTGCCTCCACTTTCCAG GTTTCTACCTCAGTTGCAATAATGGCCTTAGTATACATGAGGATTTTCCTTCAGGATTCAATCGTTGATGGGAACCTTTCCACCCCAATACTCTCCAGTGGAAAGATCAAGGCCGATGCGACTGGGAATTCAAGTAAGAGCGTCCAGATTTTTAAAACCATGCCTTCCTTGGAAGATATGCTTTGCTTGCTTAAGAGCAG TGCTACACTGTCACGAGCTGCTGTCGTTGCATTTTTCATCAATCTTTCTGAAGTTGGCCTGCATTCTTCGTTAATG TACTATTTAAAAGCAAGATTTCACTTTAATAAGAATCAATTTGCTGACTTGATGGTAATTTCTGGGATTGCTGGGACAATTTCACAG TTGCTTCTCATGCCCATACTGGCTCCTGCTTTAGGAGAGGGGAGGTTGCTTTCAATAGGGCTCTTTTTTACATGTGCACAT ATGTTTCTTTACAGCATTGCGTGGTCCTCCTGG GTTCCTTATGCTGCTGCTATGCTCTCCATTTTGTTTGTATTTTCACAACCATGT ATGCGGACCATTGTGTCGAAGCAAGTTGGGGCCTCTGAGCAG GGGAAGGCTCAAGGATGCATCTCAGGCATAGGTTCCTTTGCCAATGTTGTTTCTCCCTTAATATTCTCTCCTTTAACAG CTTTGTTCCTATCTGACAGAGCACCATTTCATTTCCCTGGATTCAGTATTATGTGCGTCGGATTCACTTCG
- the LOC110614758 gene encoding tetracycline resistance protein, class G isoform X1, protein MEKLSGLGHLFMTIFLHNISSFMVIPAITDVTMAAICPGRDECSLAIYLSGFQQAIIGLGTLVMMPLVGNLSDKYGRKALLSVPLALAIIPLATLAYSRSRYFFYAYYVLRTLTAMVCEGSVHCLSLAYVADNVPEGQRASAFGILSGIGSSAFVCGTLSTRFLSTASTFQVSTSVAIMALVYMRIFLQDSIVDGNLSTPILSSGKIKADATGNSSKSVQIFKTMPSLEDMLCLLKSSATLSRAAVVAFFINLSEVGLHSSLMYYLKARFHFNKNQFADLMVISGIAGTISQLLLMPILAPALGEGRLLSIGLFFTCAHMFLYSIAWSSWVPYAAAMLSILFVFSQPCMRTIVSKQVGASEQGKAQGCISGIGSFANVVSPLIFSPLTALFLSDRAPFHFPGFSIMCVGFTSMIALIQSTIIRVAPPISNERISNNNYVDA, encoded by the exons ATGGAAAAGCTGTCTGGTTTAGGTCATCTGTTTATGACAATATTTCTGCATAACATCTCTTCATTCATGGTGATCCCTGCCATTACAGATGTTACAATGGCTGCAATTTGTCCTGGAAGAGATGAATGTTCATTAGCCAtctacttgtcaggattccaaCAAGCG ATCATAGGGCTGGGAACACTGGTGATGATGCCTTTGGTAGGAAATCTGTCGGACAAGTATGGGAGAAAAGCTTTGCTTTCTGTACCATTGGCTCTTGCCATAATTCCCTTAG CCACATTGGCATACAGCAGAAGCAGGTACTTTTTCTACGCATATTATGTGCTCAGGACTCTCACTGCCATGGTCTGCGAAGGAAGTGTCCACTGCCTTTCTCTCGCCTATGTG GCGGACAATGTTCCTGAAGGGCAGCGAGCTTCGGCGTTTGGAATCCTCTCAGGCATCGGATCGTCGgcgtttgtttgtggaacactCTCTACTCGTTTTCTCTCCACTGCCTCCACTTTCCAG GTTTCTACCTCAGTTGCAATAATGGCCTTAGTATACATGAGGATTTTCCTTCAGGATTCAATCGTTGATGGGAACCTTTCCACCCCAATACTCTCCAGTGGAAAGATCAAGGCCGATGCGACTGGGAATTCAAGTAAGAGCGTCCAGATTTTTAAAACCATGCCTTCCTTGGAAGATATGCTTTGCTTGCTTAAGAGCAG TGCTACACTGTCACGAGCTGCTGTCGTTGCATTTTTCATCAATCTTTCTGAAGTTGGCCTGCATTCTTCGTTAATG TACTATTTAAAAGCAAGATTTCACTTTAATAAGAATCAATTTGCTGACTTGATGGTAATTTCTGGGATTGCTGGGACAATTTCACAG TTGCTTCTCATGCCCATACTGGCTCCTGCTTTAGGAGAGGGGAGGTTGCTTTCAATAGGGCTCTTTTTTACATGTGCACAT ATGTTTCTTTACAGCATTGCGTGGTCCTCCTGG GTTCCTTATGCTGCTGCTATGCTCTCCATTTTGTTTGTATTTTCACAACCATGT ATGCGGACCATTGTGTCGAAGCAAGTTGGGGCCTCTGAGCAG GGGAAGGCTCAAGGATGCATCTCAGGCATAGGTTCCTTTGCCAATGTTGTTTCTCCCTTAATATTCTCTCCTTTAACAG CTTTGTTCCTATCTGACAGAGCACCATTTCATTTCCCTGGATTCAGTATTATGTGCGTCGGATTCACTTCG